One Paenibacillus riograndensis SBR5 DNA segment encodes these proteins:
- the ftsH gene encoding ATP-dependent zinc metalloprotease FtsH: MNRFIRNSGFYLILFLVVVGIVQFVSNGNESADFPRYDELRQEIKNNNVKSMTIQFEGNAFAVTGEYKQQPAEAKSKNFSTFVPPTDRALDELIAASDDNGIELTQKKMEGDSIWLTFLSSIIPLVIMFILFFFLFNQAQGGGGKVMNFGKSKARLYNEEKKKISFEDVAGADEEKQELVEVVEFLKDPRKFAAVGARIPKGVLLVGPPGTGKTLLARAVAGEAGVPFFSISGSDFVEMFVGVGASRVRDLFENAKKNAPCIIFIDEIDAVGRQRGAGLGGGHDEREQTLNQLLVEMDGFGGNEGIIIVAATNRADILDPALLRPGRFDRQITVDRPDVKGREAVLKVHSRNKPLTKDVRLDVIAKRTTGFTGADLENLLNEAALLAARRNRKDISMTEVDEAIDRVIVGTEKRSRVISEREKRIVAYHEAGHTIVGYFLEHADMVHKVTIIPRGRAGGYVIMLPKEDRMLVTKQELLDKVTGLLGGRVAEELFIGEIGTGAYSDFQQATRIVRSMIMEYGMSDKLGPMQFGTSQGQVFLGRDIGHEQNYSDSIAYEIDQEMQNFIRSSYERCKELLTKYSKEMHLIANTLLEKETLELDQIKELIEQGYLTEDGKPEDAAGVTHEEGEPVIDSIGDVRVRIQGKTDDTPSTIGDLSKDIPNNPDPADGNDSNNGNKDGGGNLV, encoded by the coding sequence ATGAATCGGTTCATCCGGAATTCTGGTTTTTATTTGATTTTATTTTTAGTCGTGGTGGGCATTGTCCAGTTTGTAAGCAATGGAAATGAATCCGCCGATTTCCCTAGATACGATGAGTTAAGACAGGAGATCAAGAATAACAATGTGAAGAGCATGACGATTCAGTTCGAAGGCAATGCTTTTGCCGTAACCGGTGAATACAAGCAGCAGCCTGCAGAAGCTAAATCGAAGAACTTCTCCACATTTGTTCCTCCTACAGATCGAGCCCTTGATGAACTCATCGCTGCCAGTGATGATAACGGCATAGAGTTGACGCAGAAGAAAATGGAGGGTGACAGCATCTGGCTGACGTTCCTCTCTTCCATCATTCCGCTCGTTATCATGTTCATCCTGTTCTTCTTCCTGTTCAATCAGGCGCAGGGTGGCGGCGGCAAGGTCATGAATTTCGGCAAGAGCAAAGCGCGGTTATATAATGAAGAGAAGAAGAAAATCAGCTTCGAGGATGTTGCAGGAGCCGATGAAGAGAAGCAGGAGCTTGTCGAAGTCGTTGAATTCCTGAAAGATCCGCGCAAATTCGCAGCGGTAGGCGCACGTATCCCTAAGGGTGTGCTTCTCGTAGGCCCTCCAGGTACAGGTAAAACCCTGCTGGCCCGTGCGGTAGCCGGTGAAGCCGGTGTTCCGTTCTTCAGCATCTCCGGTTCCGACTTCGTGGAAATGTTCGTCGGTGTCGGTGCATCCCGTGTGCGTGATTTGTTCGAGAATGCCAAGAAGAATGCACCTTGTATCATCTTTATTGATGAGATCGATGCGGTCGGACGTCAGCGCGGCGCCGGACTCGGCGGCGGACATGACGAACGTGAGCAGACCCTCAACCAATTGCTCGTCGAAATGGACGGCTTTGGCGGCAATGAAGGCATTATTATCGTCGCGGCTACCAACCGCGCAGACATTCTTGATCCGGCGCTGCTTCGTCCGGGACGTTTTGACCGTCAAATCACGGTTGACCGTCCGGATGTCAAAGGCCGTGAAGCTGTACTGAAGGTTCACTCCCGCAATAAACCGCTGACGAAGGATGTCAGACTTGACGTTATCGCCAAGCGTACTACCGGGTTCACCGGCGCTGATTTGGAGAACCTGCTGAATGAAGCAGCCCTTCTCGCTGCACGCCGCAACCGCAAGGATATTTCCATGACGGAAGTGGATGAGGCCATTGACCGGGTAATCGTGGGTACCGAGAAACGCAGCCGGGTCATCAGCGAACGCGAGAAGCGCATCGTGGCTTACCACGAAGCGGGTCATACGATTGTCGGTTATTTCCTGGAACATGCGGATATGGTTCACAAGGTTACCATCATCCCGCGCGGCCGCGCAGGCGGATATGTAATTATGCTTCCAAAAGAAGACCGGATGCTTGTCACCAAGCAGGAATTGCTTGATAAAGTAACCGGGCTGCTCGGCGGACGTGTCGCTGAGGAACTATTCATCGGCGAGATCGGTACAGGCGCATACAGTGACTTCCAGCAGGCTACACGAATTGTACGCAGCATGATTATGGAATACGGTATGAGTGATAAACTGGGACCTATGCAGTTTGGTACTTCCCAAGGCCAGGTGTTCCTGGGCCGGGATATCGGACACGAGCAGAATTACAGTGACTCCATCGCTTATGAAATCGATCAGGAAATGCAGAACTTTATCCGCAGCAGTTATGAACGCTGCAAAGAGCTGCTGACCAAATACTCCAAAGAAATGCACCTGATTGCCAACACGCTGCTTGAGAAGGAAACGCTGGAGCTGGATCAGATCAAAGAACTGATTGAGCAAGGCTACCTGACTGAAGACGGCAAACCTGAGGATGCTGCAGGCGTGACTCACGAAGAAGGCGAGCCTGTCATCGATTCCATCGGTGATGTGCGTGTCCGGATTCAAGGCAAAACAGATGACACTCCATCCACGATCGGGGACTTGTCCAAGGATATTCCGAACAACCCGGACCCGGCAGATGGAAATGATTCTAATAACGGCAATAAAGACGGCGGCGGCAACCTAGTCTAA
- the nadA gene encoding quinolinate synthase NadA: MEALALERKQEQNRELRVRLEQLKKERNAIILAHYYQRDEIQEVADFRGDSFLLAQKAAETDADVIVFCGVHFMGESAKILAPNKTVLIPDERAGCPMADMVNVDGLRKLKAQHPNAKVVTYINSSAEIKAETDICCTSANAVRVIESLDAEEIIWVPDKNLGQYVQDQTGKKLIIWEGYCNTHDMLTVKDVVEMRAKYPEAEFVVHPECRPEVVAMGDYVGSTTSIIDYCKKSDRKQFIVGTEDGTGYQLRKDSPDKEFHFATKFLVCPNMKVNNLKKLVKCLETMKPQIYVPPAVADKARTSLERMLQVR, from the coding sequence GTGGAAGCTCTGGCGCTTGAGCGCAAGCAGGAACAGAATCGTGAACTTCGTGTGCGCCTCGAACAGCTAAAAAAAGAACGGAATGCAATCATTTTGGCTCATTATTATCAGCGTGATGAAATCCAGGAAGTGGCAGATTTTCGGGGGGACTCTTTTTTGCTCGCTCAAAAGGCTGCGGAGACAGATGCCGATGTCATCGTATTCTGCGGTGTTCACTTCATGGGGGAAAGCGCCAAAATTCTGGCACCTAACAAAACCGTGCTTATTCCGGATGAACGTGCCGGCTGTCCGATGGCAGACATGGTGAACGTGGATGGACTGCGTAAGCTGAAGGCACAGCACCCCAATGCCAAAGTGGTCACCTACATTAACTCTTCAGCCGAAATCAAAGCGGAAACGGATATCTGCTGTACATCTGCCAATGCGGTCAGGGTAATTGAGTCTCTGGATGCTGAAGAGATTATCTGGGTACCCGATAAGAACCTGGGCCAATACGTGCAGGATCAGACCGGGAAGAAGCTGATTATTTGGGAAGGCTATTGCAATACTCATGATATGCTTACGGTCAAAGATGTGGTTGAAATGAGAGCGAAATATCCGGAGGCTGAATTTGTCGTGCATCCGGAATGCCGTCCTGAGGTAGTTGCCATGGGCGATTATGTAGGCAGCACTACATCCATTATTGATTATTGCAAGAAATCTGACCGCAAGCAGTTTATTGTCGGAACAGAAGACGGTACCGGCTATCAGCTCCGCAAGGACAGTCCGGATAAGGAATTTCATTTCGCCACCAAATTTCTCGTTTGTCCGAATATGAAAGTTAATAATCTAAAAAAACTGGTCAAATGCCTGGAGACGATGAAGCCGCAGATTTATGTACCGCCCGCAGTCGCCGACAAAGCCAGAACATCCCTAGAGCGCATGCTACAAGTCCGGTAG
- the nadB gene encoding L-aspartate oxidase, whose translation MIPQYLVDFDLSGLPTVQTDCIVIGSGIAGLFTAIKASEDRKVIMITKKTLMESNTRYAQGGIAAVFAEDDSPAYHRQDTLMAGAGLNSSAAVDVLVNEGPEGVRELIRLGTLFDKENGVIALTQEGAHSHRRILHANGDATGYEIVRALAEQVAEHKNIEVWDEHFVIDLITDGGECVGALVQRPGGGRLFLQADATILCSGGAGQLYRYTTNPEVATGDGVAIAYRAGAHIRDMEFIQFHPTALSYPGAPRFLISEAVRGEGAVLRNINGERFMERYHELLELAPRDIVARAIVSEMEQTKSTFVYLDITHESAEMVRHRFPTIYQTCMSYGLDITSDWIPVAPAAHYMMGGIKTDLNGESNIARLFACGEVSSTGVQGANRLASNSLSEAVVFGRRIVERIRQLPPLDRSVVAAGCDEGRVESPTQAIVERRLKLQKVMVRYAGLRRNEEMLSKGLDELKRQLPIFHSALTKREEYEFANMLTCCLLITEAALARHESRGAHYREDYPQRNDAEWQKHLLLIRELGIVEELSDDV comes from the coding sequence ATGATTCCACAATATTTGGTTGATTTCGACCTTAGCGGGCTTCCAACGGTGCAAACGGATTGTATCGTCATCGGCTCAGGCATCGCCGGTTTGTTCACAGCCATCAAAGCCAGTGAAGACCGGAAAGTCATTATGATAACCAAAAAAACGCTTATGGAGAGCAATACCCGCTATGCCCAGGGCGGCATTGCCGCAGTGTTTGCTGAAGATGATTCTCCGGCGTATCATCGCCAGGATACCCTGATGGCCGGAGCGGGTCTCAATTCTTCGGCGGCTGTAGACGTGCTTGTGAATGAAGGGCCTGAAGGGGTGCGTGAGTTAATCCGGTTAGGCACACTTTTTGATAAGGAAAACGGCGTGATCGCGCTCACCCAGGAGGGTGCGCACAGTCACCGCCGTATCCTGCATGCTAATGGAGATGCTACCGGATACGAGATTGTACGCGCTCTGGCAGAGCAGGTAGCGGAGCATAAGAACATCGAGGTATGGGATGAGCATTTTGTGATTGACCTCATTACCGACGGTGGTGAATGCGTAGGTGCCTTGGTGCAGCGACCGGGCGGCGGCCGGTTGTTCCTTCAGGCGGACGCAACCATCCTATGCTCCGGAGGAGCCGGGCAATTGTACCGCTATACCACAAATCCCGAGGTGGCAACCGGAGACGGCGTAGCGATTGCCTACCGGGCCGGAGCGCATATTCGGGACATGGAGTTCATTCAATTTCACCCGACTGCACTCAGTTATCCGGGAGCGCCGCGCTTCCTCATCTCCGAGGCTGTACGCGGTGAGGGGGCTGTCCTGCGCAACATCAATGGCGAACGTTTCATGGAGCGTTATCATGAGCTGCTGGAACTGGCCCCGCGTGATATCGTTGCCCGGGCCATTGTCAGCGAAATGGAACAGACGAAATCGACTTTTGTATATCTGGATATTACACACGAATCGGCAGAAATGGTCAGACACCGCTTCCCGACAATCTATCAGACCTGCATGAGCTATGGACTGGATATTACAAGTGATTGGATTCCGGTGGCTCCGGCTGCGCATTATATGATGGGGGGCATCAAAACCGATCTTAACGGAGAGAGCAATATCGCCCGCCTCTTTGCCTGCGGGGAAGTATCTTCTACCGGGGTGCAGGGAGCCAACCGGCTGGCCAGTAACTCACTGTCAGAAGCGGTTGTCTTCGGACGGCGGATTGTTGAGCGTATCCGCCAGCTGCCGCCGCTTGACCGCAGTGTTGTAGCAGCAGGCTGCGACGAAGGGCGGGTGGAATCCCCGACCCAGGCTATTGTCGAGCGCCGCCTGAAGCTGCAGAAAGTAATGGTGCGGTACGCGGGGCTGCGCCGGAATGAAGAGATGCTGTCCAAGGGATTGGATGAATTGAAGCGTCAGCTGCCTATTTTTCATTCGGCTCTGACCAAACGCGAGGAATACGAGTTCGCCAATATGCTGACCTGCTGTCTGCTGATTACCGAAGCGGCTTTGGCGCGTCATGAGAGCCGCGGTGCGCATTACCGTGAGGACTACCCGCAGCGTAATGATGCAGAGTGGCAGAAGCATCTGCTCCTGATCCGCGAACTGGGAATAGTGGAGGAATTAAGTGATGATGTTTAA
- the nadC gene encoding carboxylating nicotinate-nucleotide diphosphorylase, translated as MMFNGYNEELVQTIKGWLHEDVGSGDITTRTTIPAGHESKGIIHAKEDGIICGIPVAELVFEVVDPSLVFTALVQEGQAVTKGTIIAEVEGSTHAILTGERLALNLMQRLSGVASRTHSFVQKLEGLPSRLVDTRKTTPGHRMLEKYAVRVGGGANHRFGLYDAVMIKDNHIKGAGGIRQAVGRARANIPHTMTIEVETESLEQVEEALAAGADIIMLDNMSPELMTEAVRRIKTKAPHVKTEASGNVSLETVRRIAETGVDVISVGRLTYSFSSLDISLDLNAKKEEPFS; from the coding sequence ATGATGTTTAACGGCTACAATGAAGAACTGGTACAAACGATTAAGGGCTGGCTGCATGAAGATGTAGGCTCAGGTGATATTACAACCCGCACAACAATTCCTGCCGGGCACGAGTCCAAAGGGATTATCCATGCCAAAGAGGATGGGATCATCTGCGGCATTCCTGTGGCAGAGCTGGTATTTGAAGTGGTTGACCCCTCTCTGGTGTTCACTGCCTTGGTGCAGGAAGGCCAGGCTGTCACCAAAGGCACAATTATCGCTGAGGTGGAAGGCAGCACGCATGCGATTCTAACCGGAGAACGTTTGGCTCTGAATTTAATGCAGCGTCTGTCTGGAGTTGCTTCGCGTACCCATTCCTTTGTGCAGAAGCTTGAAGGATTGCCTTCCCGGCTGGTGGATACCCGTAAAACGACTCCGGGTCACCGGATGCTGGAGAAATATGCGGTGCGTGTTGGCGGCGGTGCCAATCACAGATTCGGCCTCTACGATGCCGTGATGATTAAGGACAACCATATCAAGGGAGCCGGAGGGATTCGTCAGGCAGTCGGGCGGGCCCGGGCCAATATTCCGCACACGATGACCATTGAAGTGGAGACGGAGAGCCTGGAGCAGGTAGAGGAGGCACTCGCGGCAGGAGCCGATATTATTATGCTGGACAATATGTCTCCTGAACTGATGACAGAAGCCGTGAGACGCATCAAAACCAAAGCGCCGCATGTCAAAACGGAAGCCTCCGGCAATGTATCGCTGGAAACCGTGCGCCGTATCGCAGAGACCGGGGTTGATGTGATCTCTGTCGGCAGGTTGACCTACTCCTTCTCCAGTCTGGATATCAGCCTGGATCTGAATGCGAAGAAGGAGGAGCCCTTCTCATGA
- a CDS encoding type III pantothenate kinase, giving the protein MMLAVDIGNTNIVLGVYRGRELLHHFRLSTARQSTADEYGVLIHNLFHMSNISFRDVEGVIISSVVPPLVQVIVEMCVKYIGKEPLLVGPGIKTGLNLRYENPREVGADRIVNAVAAIEQYQCPLVVVDFGTATTFDCIDAGANYLGGAIVPGLGISTEALYQRASKLPRIELEKPKKVIGRNTVHAMQAGIIFGYAGQVEGIVRRIKAEMNAPVLKVIATGGLATLIAGETECIDEVNPMLTLEGLRIIYDRNK; this is encoded by the coding sequence ATGATGCTTGCTGTAGATATAGGCAATACTAATATCGTCCTTGGGGTATACCGGGGACGTGAGCTGCTTCACCATTTCCGCCTCAGCACGGCCCGCCAATCCACTGCAGATGAATATGGGGTGTTGATTCATAATCTGTTCCATATGTCCAACATTTCGTTCAGAGATGTGGAAGGAGTCATTATCTCCTCGGTTGTTCCGCCGCTTGTGCAGGTCATTGTGGAAATGTGCGTGAAATATATCGGCAAGGAGCCGCTGCTCGTAGGCCCGGGGATTAAGACCGGGCTTAATCTGCGGTATGAGAATCCCCGCGAAGTGGGCGCTGACCGGATTGTGAATGCGGTTGCTGCGATTGAACAATATCAATGCCCGCTGGTTGTCGTTGATTTCGGAACGGCGACTACATTTGATTGCATTGACGCCGGTGCGAACTATCTTGGCGGAGCGATTGTGCCTGGACTGGGCATTTCTACAGAAGCCTTGTATCAGCGGGCCTCCAAGCTGCCGCGGATCGAACTGGAGAAGCCAAAGAAGGTAATCGGACGCAATACGGTCCATGCCATGCAGGCAGGGATTATTTTTGGCTATGCGGGACAGGTTGAAGGGATTGTAAGACGCATTAAGGCGGAGATGAACGCCCCTGTGCTGAAGGTGATTGCTACCGGGGGGCTGGCAACACTCATTGCCGGTGAAACGGAATGTATTGATGAGGTTAATCCGATGTTGACGCTGGAAGGCCTGCGTATTATTTACGACCGCAACAAATAA
- the hslO gene encoding Hsp33 family molecular chaperone HslO, whose amino-acid sequence MDNKKDRLVRGTAMNGKVRAFAVRTTALVDELRRRHDTYPTATAALGRTVTAAAMMGAMLKGEEKLAIMVKGNGPLGQITAESNALGEVRGYVQNPHVHLPSNSLGKLDVAGAVGTEGFIDISKDLGLKEPYRGSVPIVSGELGEDFTYYFAVSEQTPAAVGLGVLVETDNSVKVAGGFIVQLLPGLSDDEITEIERAVGAMPSVTAVLDQGLEPEEMLRWLLPDVVIMDGLDISFVCQCSRERVEQTLVSLGQHELERLIEEDDQVEVVCHFCNEAYVFNKDELQVILDQAKS is encoded by the coding sequence ATGGATAACAAGAAGGACCGGCTGGTCCGGGGAACCGCGATGAACGGCAAAGTAAGAGCATTTGCAGTCCGTACCACGGCGCTGGTCGACGAATTACGGCGCAGGCATGATACGTACCCAACAGCTACGGCTGCACTGGGACGAACCGTTACCGCTGCTGCGATGATGGGTGCAATGCTCAAGGGTGAGGAAAAGCTGGCCATAATGGTCAAAGGAAACGGGCCGCTCGGACAAATTACAGCGGAATCAAATGCCCTCGGAGAAGTGCGCGGGTATGTACAGAATCCTCATGTTCATCTCCCCAGCAATAGTCTTGGCAAGCTGGATGTCGCCGGGGCTGTGGGAACGGAAGGGTTCATCGATATCAGCAAGGATTTAGGCTTAAAGGAGCCTTACCGCGGCAGTGTGCCAATTGTTTCGGGAGAGCTTGGCGAAGATTTTACGTATTACTTTGCTGTATCTGAGCAGACTCCGGCCGCTGTAGGGCTTGGAGTATTGGTTGAAACGGATAACTCTGTGAAGGTGGCTGGAGGGTTCATTGTACAGCTTCTTCCGGGTCTTAGCGATGATGAAATTACGGAGATCGAACGGGCAGTAGGCGCAATGCCTTCTGTTACGGCTGTGCTGGACCAGGGACTTGAACCGGAAGAGATGCTCCGCTGGCTGCTTCCCGATGTGGTCATCATGGATGGACTGGATATCAGCTTTGTCTGCCAGTGCTCCCGTGAAAGAGTAGAGCAGACACTGGTCAGTCTGGGCCAGCATGAGCTGGAGCGGTTGATTGAAGAAGATGATCAGGTTGAAGTGGTATGCCATTTTTGCAACGAGGCTTATGTATTTAATAAAGATGAATTGCAGGTTATCCTGGATCAAGCGAAATCGTAG
- a CDS encoding peptidylprolyl isomerase: MMTRQERLLRNAVILLAIATLMLGGLLFWSLRAMAILKGEAAEGESSDIARAGDQPVTDQQWISELKKKHGDEVLLTLLNHIVVSKEAKALGITVTDKEIEKELQSSIAGYGSEQQYYEQMESELGLSREEVREEAAYRLTLQAIATAGITISESEIDDYLAQNAGRFTPKKEMQLSMIKVHTYEEAEKVMDRLEQGEDFAALATELSIDEESRLHGGSIGIVEEDDPFWPEDLLQTAAGLEAGDIAGPLQARDAYAVIRLEKAIVPRKQNQAEIRQQVREELALEKAPPLQQVENELRAKYDTAIYIDNSLQD; the protein is encoded by the coding sequence ATGATGACAAGACAGGAGCGCCTGCTGCGCAATGCCGTTATTCTTTTGGCGATCGCAACATTAATGCTCGGGGGTCTATTGTTCTGGAGTCTGCGGGCCATGGCTATTCTCAAGGGAGAAGCCGCAGAGGGGGAGTCCTCGGACATTGCCAGGGCGGGGGATCAGCCGGTAACAGATCAGCAATGGATAAGTGAACTCAAAAAAAAGCATGGCGATGAAGTACTGCTTACGCTGCTTAACCATATTGTGGTCAGCAAAGAGGCCAAGGCACTAGGGATTACCGTGACCGATAAGGAGATTGAGAAGGAACTGCAGAGCAGTATAGCCGGCTATGGCTCTGAACAGCAGTATTACGAACAGATGGAGTCCGAGCTGGGGCTTTCGCGCGAGGAAGTGCGTGAGGAGGCGGCCTACCGTCTCACCCTTCAAGCGATAGCTACAGCAGGGATTACCATTAGTGAGAGCGAAATCGATGATTATTTAGCGCAAAATGCCGGGCGGTTCACTCCCAAGAAGGAAATGCAGCTCTCCATGATTAAGGTACACACCTACGAAGAAGCAGAGAAGGTAATGGACCGCCTGGAGCAGGGTGAGGATTTTGCGGCGCTGGCCACAGAGCTGTCTATCGACGAGGAGAGCCGCCTGCATGGAGGCAGTATTGGTATAGTGGAAGAGGATGACCCGTTCTGGCCGGAGGATCTCCTGCAGACTGCTGCAGGCCTGGAGGCGGGTGATATTGCAGGTCCGCTGCAGGCCCGGGATGCTTATGCGGTGATCCGGCTGGAGAAAGCCATAGTGCCCCGGAAGCAGAATCAGGCAGAAATCAGGCAGCAGGTGCGGGAAGAGCTTGCATTGGAGAAAGCCCCGCCGCTTCAGCAGGTGGAAAATGAATTGCGCGCTAAATATGATACGGCGATATATATTGACAACAGCCTGCAAGATTGA
- the cysK gene encoding cysteine synthase A → MAKVVNSVTDLIGGTPLVRLNRVVPEGSAEIYLKLEYQNPGSSVKDRIAISIVEEAEKEGLLKPGGTIVEATSGNTGIGLALVAAAKGYKAVIVMPETMSLERRNLLRAYGAELVLTPGSEGMNGAVKKAEQILSENPDYFLAEQFKNKANVKIHRETTGPEIVEAIESIGGPLDAFIAGVGTGGTITGAGEVLKSKYPNVKIYAVEPAASPILAGGKPGPHKIQGIGANFIPDILNQNVYDEIIHVENDEAFETARRVAKEEGVLSGISSGAAVFAALKVAKELGAGKKVVVIIPSNGERYLSTPLYNFEV, encoded by the coding sequence ATGGCTAAAGTCGTCAACAGTGTAACAGATTTGATTGGAGGCACGCCGCTCGTTCGTCTCAACCGGGTGGTTCCTGAAGGTTCTGCGGAAATCTACCTGAAGCTGGAATATCAAAACCCGGGCTCCAGCGTGAAGGACCGCATCGCGATCAGCATCGTGGAAGAGGCTGAGAAGGAAGGGCTGCTGAAGCCGGGCGGCACGATTGTCGAAGCTACCAGCGGGAACACCGGTATCGGGCTGGCACTTGTTGCTGCGGCCAAAGGCTATAAAGCGGTTATTGTTATGCCTGAAACGATGAGCCTTGAACGCCGCAATCTGCTGCGCGCTTACGGTGCGGAGCTGGTGCTTACTCCGGGATCGGAAGGTATGAACGGTGCGGTTAAGAAGGCTGAGCAAATCTTGAGCGAGAACCCTGATTATTTCCTGGCTGAGCAATTCAAGAATAAGGCCAACGTTAAGATCCACCGTGAAACCACCGGTCCGGAAATCGTTGAAGCCATCGAGTCCATTGGCGGACCACTGGATGCCTTTATCGCCGGAGTAGGGACTGGCGGAACCATCACAGGCGCCGGTGAGGTTTTGAAGAGTAAATATCCTAATGTGAAGATCTATGCGGTAGAGCCTGCAGCATCGCCAATTCTGGCCGGCGGCAAGCCTGGTCCTCACAAGATTCAAGGGATCGGGGCAAACTTCATTCCGGATATTCTGAATCAGAATGTCTATGATGAGATTATTCACGTAGAGAACGACGAAGCGTTCGAAACCGCACGCCGCGTAGCGAAGGAAGAGGGCGTTCTGTCCGGTATTTCTTCCGGTGCCGCCGTATTCGCAGCCCTCAAAGTGGCCAAAGAGCTGGGAGCGGGCAAAAAAGTCGTAGTAATTATCCCAAGTAACGGTGAACGTTACCTGAGCACTCCACTTTACAATTTTGAAGTGTAA
- a CDS encoding anthranilate synthase component I family protein: protein MEIITAWQDWEQWAQEKWSLLPLIIRTPQDKGGLPASWMKAWELASPYSVVLESGKGGRYTYLGLHPVSVLQGKAGTAEIYSFPSDAAGTVEPLLETSRTGHPLEMLELWMKDFTSPRVQVTELPPFIGGCIGFLSYDVVRSLEKLPVWAKDDPGFPDYLFMRLEELWTYDHQEDMLYCTVHVPVPAAAQSSGPAELKDLYQKASRRAERMLEQWRQISAAPGNSGDDAGAAAIEAHAGVSGEWPGMTTAFPPEQFQQAVREVQEYIRQGDVFQVNLSLRQEAQLNSSPEDVYEWLRKLNPSPYMGLLRSPRFALASASPELLVRLHGDKVSARPIAGTRRRGLTPAEDAAMEAELRGSEKEIAEHIMLVDLERNDIGRVAAYGTVSVPELLTVERYSHVMHLVSQVEGTVAPGKGAYDVMAALFPGGTITGAPKVRTMEIIEELEPVRRGPYTGSMGWIDYNGNMELNIIIRTLAVKDGIGYIQTGAGIVIDSDPYREYRECHNKAKAVVKAVLCSEYQQGSRAAGGAEGGATV, encoded by the coding sequence TTGGAGATCATAACAGCGTGGCAGGACTGGGAGCAATGGGCGCAGGAAAAATGGAGCCTACTCCCCCTTATTATACGAACACCGCAGGACAAGGGGGGACTGCCCGCCTCCTGGATGAAGGCCTGGGAGCTGGCCTCTCCCTATTCAGTGGTGCTGGAGAGCGGCAAGGGCGGCCGGTACACATACCTTGGCTTGCATCCTGTTTCTGTACTGCAAGGCAAAGCGGGGACAGCAGAAATATATAGTTTCCCGTCAGACGCTGCAGGGACAGTTGAGCCATTATTAGAAACCTCACGGACAGGTCATCCTTTGGAGATGTTGGAGCTTTGGATGAAGGATTTCACTTCTCCGCGGGTTCAAGTCACGGAGCTGCCTCCGTTTATCGGCGGGTGTATTGGATTCCTTAGCTATGATGTGGTCCGTTCTCTGGAGAAGCTGCCCGTTTGGGCCAAGGATGACCCGGGGTTTCCCGATTACCTCTTTATGAGGCTGGAAGAGCTGTGGACCTATGACCATCAGGAGGACATGCTGTACTGCACAGTCCATGTGCCTGTGCCTGCTGCTGCGCAGTCATCCGGTCCCGCCGAACTGAAAGACCTGTACCAGAAGGCATCCCGGCGGGCTGAGCGGATGCTGGAGCAGTGGAGGCAGATCTCTGCTGCACCTGGGAATTCAGGGGACGATGCGGGGGCTGCTGCAATAGAAGCCCATGCCGGTGTCTCCGGCGAATGGCCGGGCATGACTACCGCCTTCCCGCCTGAGCAATTTCAGCAGGCGGTCCGCGAGGTCCAGGAATACATCCGCCAAGGAGATGTATTCCAGGTGAACCTGTCGCTGCGCCAGGAGGCCCAGCTGAATTCCTCGCCGGAGGATGTGTATGAATGGCTGCGCAAGCTCAACCCGTCCCCGTACATGGGGCTGCTGCGCTCGCCCCGCTTCGCCCTCGCTAGCGCTTCGCCCGAGCTGCTCGTCAGGCTGCACGGGGACAAGGTCAGCGCCCGCCCCATTGCCGGCACCCGGCGCCGGGGGCTGACTCCCGCGGAGGACGCCGCCATGGAGGCGGAGCTGCGCGGGAGCGAGAAGGAGATCGCCGAGCATATTATGCTTGTCGATCTGGAGCGCAACGACATCGGCCGTGTCGCTGCATATGGGACGGTCAGCGTGCCGGAGCTGCTGACCGTGGAGCGATACTCGCATGTCATGCATCTCGTATCGCAGGTGGAGGGCACCGTCGCGCCCGGCAAGGGCGCTTACGATGTTATGGCCGCCTTGTTCCCCGGCGGCACCATCACCGGTGCGCCCAAGGTGCGCACCATGGAGATCATCGAGGAGCTGGAGCCCGTACGGCGCGGTCCATATACGGGTTCGATGGGCTGGATTGACTATAACGGCAATATGGAATTAAATATTATTATACGAACACTGGCGGTGAAGGACGGGATAGGCTATATCCAGACAGGTGCGGGCATTGTAATTGATTCTGACCCGTACCGGGAATACAGGGAATGCCACAATAAAGCCAAAGCCGTAGTGAAGGCGGTTCTCTGCAGCGAATACCAGCAGGGATCACGTGCTGCCGGCGGCGCCGAAGGAGGAGCAACAGTATGA